The following coding sequences lie in one Candidatus Planktophila sulfonica genomic window:
- a CDS encoding A/G-specific adenine glycosylase, with amino-acid sequence MLEKEIISWFKKNKRDLPWRKTDTWGVLVSEFMLQQTPVNRVLPVYTEWMKRWPTPAKLAKATPAEVITAWGRLGYPRRALRLHECAKVITSEYKGVIPREESELRKLPGIGEYTAAAMVAFAFGGRSLVLDINIRRLFARIIDGVETPKLSATKDEKSRYEALIPKKDPHLWAAATMELGALVCTSQSPKCGICPVANDCIWRSLDYPKSDVVKRTQSWHGTDRQCRGTVVQALRENDVLTKAQIAQLWDVPSQLEKALITLLDDGLIELRGKEKFSLPRS; translated from the coding sequence ATGCTCGAGAAAGAGATCATTTCTTGGTTTAAGAAGAATAAACGTGATCTCCCCTGGCGCAAGACTGACACATGGGGCGTTCTCGTCTCTGAATTCATGTTGCAGCAAACACCAGTCAATCGAGTTCTTCCGGTATATACCGAGTGGATGAAGCGCTGGCCAACTCCTGCAAAGCTAGCTAAAGCGACACCTGCCGAAGTAATTACTGCATGGGGTCGTCTTGGTTATCCGCGTCGAGCCTTACGTTTACATGAATGCGCCAAGGTAATTACATCGGAATATAAAGGCGTTATTCCGCGTGAAGAGTCTGAGCTGCGCAAACTTCCAGGAATCGGTGAGTACACAGCGGCTGCAATGGTTGCCTTCGCATTTGGTGGTCGCTCACTTGTACTCGATATTAATATTCGCCGCCTCTTTGCACGCATTATTGATGGAGTAGAAACACCTAAGTTGTCGGCAACCAAAGATGAGAAATCACGTTATGAAGCGCTGATTCCGAAGAAGGACCCGCATTTGTGGGCCGCGGCCACAATGGAGCTCGGTGCACTTGTCTGCACTTCACAATCTCCTAAATGTGGAATCTGTCCTGTTGCAAACGATTGCATCTGGCGCAGCCTTGATTATCCAAAGTCAGATGTCGTAAAGCGCACACAGAGTTGGCATGGCACTGATCGCCAATGTCGCGGGACTGTTGTTCAAGCACTTCGTGAAAATGATGTGCTGACTAAAGCGCAGATAGCTCAGTTATGGGATGTTCCATCTCAGCTCGAGAAAGCTTTGATAACTCTGCTTGATGATGGGCTTATTGAACTTCGCGGTAAAGAAAAATTCTCTCTACCGCGAAGCTAG
- the nadC gene encoding carboxylating nicotinate-nucleotide diphosphorylase yields MIDRDLIKRALAEDLQGGEDITSVATVSGDEKVVADFISRKSGVVAGIEMARAVLEEVGLTDIVVHVQDGSSVSTGDVLMTVRGDTRAILLAERTALNFLGHLSGIATLTRTWVDAIAGTQCEVRDTRKTTPGMRLLEKYAVRMGGGTNHRMSLSDAALIKDNHIAAAGGVAEAFSKVRAKFPTSEIEIEVDTLDQLREILPLKPDLVLLDNMSPAQCAEAVSIVAGATKLEASGGISLENAKAYAVTGVNYLAIGALTHSAPVFDIGLDLRAE; encoded by the coding sequence ATGATTGATCGCGACTTAATCAAACGGGCACTTGCTGAAGATTTGCAAGGCGGAGAAGACATCACATCCGTTGCAACTGTTTCAGGTGATGAGAAAGTTGTTGCCGATTTTATTTCTCGAAAGTCTGGTGTTGTGGCTGGAATCGAAATGGCGCGCGCGGTTCTTGAAGAAGTAGGGCTCACCGATATTGTCGTTCACGTTCAAGATGGAAGCTCAGTGAGCACCGGCGACGTATTAATGACTGTCCGTGGCGATACCCGTGCCATTCTTCTTGCAGAGCGCACAGCACTTAACTTCTTAGGTCACCTCAGTGGTATTGCAACGCTGACTCGTACATGGGTTGATGCGATTGCAGGTACACAGTGCGAAGTTCGCGATACCCGCAAGACCACTCCAGGTATGCGTTTACTAGAAAAGTACGCAGTCCGTATGGGCGGCGGAACAAATCATCGAATGTCCCTCAGCGATGCTGCGCTGATTAAAGATAACCACATTGCTGCAGCGGGCGGCGTGGCAGAAGCATTCTCAAAGGTCCGCGCTAAGTTCCCAACGTCAGAGATTGAAATTGAGGTCGATACCTTGGATCAATTGCGTGAAATCTTGCCACTCAAGCCCGATCTCGTCCTTCTCGACAATATGAGCCCAGCGCAATGCGCAGAAGCTGTTTCTATCGTTGCAGGAGCTACAAAGCTTGAAGCCTCAGGCGGAATCTCACTTGAAAACGCAAAGGCATATGCAGTCACAGGAGTTAATTACCTAGCGATTGGCGCACTGACCCACAGCGCACCAGTTTTTGATATCGGTTTAGATCTGAGAGCGGAGTAG
- the lysS gene encoding lysine--tRNA ligase produces MTTDNTPATEDDLPEQLRIRREKRASLIERGIEPYPVAVARTKSLKEVREKYTGLEIDVATGDIESLTGRIIFKRDTGKLCFATLREGDGTELQAMLSLDKVGQEQLDAWKSDIDLGDMVSVTGEIITSKRGELSILANSWTLASKSLRPLPNDHKPMSEETRVRMRYVDLIVRPEARTAARMRPAVMRSLRDTFNNESFIEVETPMLQVMHGGAAARPFKTFSNAYDMDLFMRIAPELFLKRCVVGGIERVFEINRNFRNEGADSSHSPEFAMVESYMAYGDWRSIADVTRSLIQNAAMAVAGSHVVTHHDGRQADLGGTWKEISLYDAISEGVGEQVTALTSIDELKKYATKLGMKIDPKWVTGKLAEEIFEHVAQDKLIEPTFVMGYPVDTSPLVRAHREIPGVVEKWDLYVDGFELATGYSELIDPVIQRDRLVEQAQLGAKGDLEAMQVDEDFLRAMEFGMPPMGGMGMGVDRLLMALTGLGIRETILFPLVKPEID; encoded by the coding sequence ATGACAACCGATAACACGCCTGCGACAGAAGACGACCTACCCGAGCAACTTCGGATCCGTCGTGAGAAGCGCGCCAGCCTTATTGAGCGTGGAATCGAGCCATACCCAGTCGCGGTTGCCCGCACCAAATCTCTCAAAGAGGTCCGCGAGAAGTACACCGGTCTTGAAATCGATGTAGCTACCGGAGATATCGAGAGCCTTACTGGCCGCATCATTTTTAAGCGCGATACCGGCAAGCTCTGTTTTGCAACTCTTCGCGAAGGCGATGGCACTGAACTTCAAGCGATGTTATCTCTCGACAAAGTTGGTCAAGAACAACTCGATGCCTGGAAATCAGATATCGATTTAGGCGACATGGTCTCTGTTACGGGCGAAATCATTACCTCAAAGCGCGGCGAGCTTTCTATCCTTGCAAATTCATGGACGCTAGCATCAAAGTCACTTCGTCCACTTCCTAATGATCACAAGCCGATGTCTGAAGAGACTCGCGTTCGTATGCGTTATGTAGATTTGATTGTTCGCCCAGAAGCTCGCACAGCAGCGCGTATGCGTCCAGCGGTCATGCGTTCACTTCGCGATACATTTAATAACGAAAGCTTTATTGAAGTTGAAACACCGATGCTTCAAGTTATGCACGGCGGCGCAGCAGCTCGTCCATTTAAGACTTTCAGTAATGCATACGACATGGATCTCTTTATGCGTATTGCACCAGAACTCTTCTTAAAGCGCTGCGTTGTCGGCGGCATCGAGCGCGTCTTTGAAATCAACCGTAACTTCCGCAACGAAGGTGCAGATTCTTCTCACTCTCCAGAGTTCGCAATGGTTGAGTCATATATGGCTTACGGGGATTGGCGTTCAATCGCAGATGTAACACGCTCACTTATTCAGAACGCAGCAATGGCTGTTGCTGGTTCACACGTTGTTACACACCACGATGGTCGCCAAGCCGACCTCGGTGGCACTTGGAAAGAAATTTCTCTCTACGACGCAATCTCTGAAGGCGTTGGCGAGCAGGTAACAGCACTTACTTCGATTGATGAACTTAAGAAGTACGCCACAAAGCTCGGCATGAAGATTGACCCAAAGTGGGTAACTGGCAAGCTCGCGGAAGAGATTTTCGAGCATGTTGCTCAGGATAAGTTAATCGAACCAACATTTGTTATGGGTTATCCCGTCGACACTTCTCCACTTGTTCGCGCACACCGCGAAATTCCGGGCGTCGTAGAAAAGTGGGATCTCTACGTTGATGGTTTCGAACTTGCAACTGGTTACTCAGAACTTATCGACCCAGTAATTCAACGCGATCGTTTAGTTGAACAAGCACAGCTTGGCGCTAAGGGCGATCTCGAAGCGATGCAGGTTGATGAAGATTTCTTACGTGCGATGGAATTTGGAATGCCACCAATGGGCGGAATGGGAATGGGCGTTGATCGTCTTCTCATGGCTCTTACTGGTCTTGGAATCCGCGAAACAATTTTGTTCCCACTTGTTAAGCCAGAAATTGATTAA
- a CDS encoding amino-acid N-acetyltransferase — MLVIRSAKTTDVKAIRELVDSYAAPGQMLAKETVTLYEGVQEFTVAELDGKVVGCGALHTLWEDLAEVRTVAVQKDLHKQGIGHKIMERIIERAREVGVERIFCLTFQTEFFGRHGFVEIHGTPVDQEVYQQLLRSYDAGVAEFLDLESVKPNTLGNTRMLLNL; from the coding sequence ATGTTGGTTATTCGCTCAGCTAAGACAACAGACGTAAAGGCAATTCGCGAACTCGTTGATTCCTATGCGGCACCTGGTCAGATGCTTGCAAAAGAGACGGTCACACTTTACGAAGGTGTTCAAGAATTTACTGTCGCAGAACTTGATGGAAAAGTTGTCGGTTGCGGAGCACTTCACACGCTTTGGGAAGATTTAGCTGAAGTTCGTACGGTGGCTGTTCAAAAAGATTTGCATAAGCAAGGAATCGGTCACAAAATCATGGAGCGCATTATCGAACGTGCGCGCGAAGTAGGCGTTGAAAGAATTTTCTGCCTCACATTTCAAACAGAGTTCTTTGGTCGCCATGGCTTTGTTGAAATTCATGGAACACCGGTTGATCAAGAGGTCTACCAGCAGCTCCTGCGCTCCTATGACGCCGGTGTAGCCGAGTTCCTAGATCTCGAATCGGTGAAGCCAAATACCCTCGGCAATACCCGCATGCTTCTCAACCTCTAG
- a CDS encoding ATP-dependent Clp protease ATP-binding subunit has product MFERFTDRARRVVVLAQEEARMLNHNYIGTEHILLGLIHEGEGVAAKGLESLGISLEGVRAQVEEIIGQGQQAPSGHIPFTPRAKKVLELSLREALQLGHNYIGTEHILLGLIREGEGVAAQVLVKLGADLNRVRQQVIQLLSGYQGKETVSQGGPAEGTPSTSLVLDQFGRNLTQAAREGKLDPVIGRELEVERVMQILSRRTKNNPVLIGEPGVGKTAVVEGLAQAIAKNDVPETLKDKQLYSLDLGALVAGSRYRGDFEERLKKVLKEIKTRGDIIIFIDEIHTLVGAGAAEGAIDAASILKPMLARGELQTIGATTLDEYRKHIEKDAALERRFQPIQVKEPSVAHTIEILKGLRDRYETHHRVSITDGALSAAANMADRYISDRFLPDKAIDLIDEAGSRLRIKRMTAPAELREFDDKIAEARKAKESAIDGQDFEGAAALRDKEKTLIQEKQEAEKNWKATDLDKVTEVDEELIAQVLSASTGIPVFKLTEEETARLLRMEDELHRRVIGQDQAIKALSQAIRRTRAGLKDPKRPGGSFIFAGPSGVGKTELSRTLASFLFGDETALIQLDMSEYSERHTASRLFGAPPGYVGYDEGGQLTEKVRRRPFSVVLFDEIEKAHPDIFNSLLQVLEDGRLTDSQGRTVDFKNTVIIMTTNLGTRDISKSLGLGFANADDDLTNYDRMKGKVQDELKNHFRPEFLNRIDDVIVFHQLTKDQIIQIVDLMIAGLDERLKAKDMGIELTQAAKDLLAARGYDPLLGARPLRRVIQREIEDSLSERILFSELKAGEIIVVDVEGVDADAKFTFKGSPKVSTPDSPEDLAEAPTA; this is encoded by the coding sequence ATGTTTGAGCGCTTTACCGATCGAGCTCGACGCGTTGTTGTCCTAGCTCAAGAAGAAGCACGCATGCTCAACCACAACTACATCGGCACCGAACATATCCTCCTCGGCCTCATCCACGAAGGTGAAGGCGTCGCTGCCAAGGGTCTTGAATCACTTGGTATTTCACTCGAAGGCGTTCGCGCACAGGTTGAAGAAATTATTGGACAAGGTCAGCAGGCACCAAGCGGCCACATTCCATTTACTCCACGTGCAAAGAAAGTTCTCGAACTCTCATTGCGTGAAGCGCTACAACTTGGCCACAATTACATTGGCACAGAACATATTTTGCTCGGACTCATTCGCGAAGGCGAAGGCGTTGCAGCGCAGGTACTCGTCAAGCTCGGCGCCGATCTCAATCGTGTTCGCCAGCAAGTAATTCAACTTCTCTCTGGCTACCAAGGCAAAGAAACTGTTTCACAAGGCGGACCTGCTGAAGGAACACCATCTACATCATTGGTACTCGATCAATTCGGTCGCAACCTCACACAGGCAGCACGTGAAGGAAAGCTCGATCCAGTGATCGGTCGCGAACTCGAAGTAGAGCGCGTTATGCAGATTCTTTCTCGCCGTACAAAGAACAATCCGGTTCTTATCGGCGAACCAGGTGTTGGAAAAACCGCAGTTGTCGAAGGTCTTGCACAAGCAATTGCAAAGAACGATGTCCCTGAAACTCTCAAGGATAAGCAGCTCTACTCACTCGATCTGGGTGCACTCGTTGCAGGTTCACGTTACCGCGGAGATTTCGAAGAGCGCCTCAAGAAGGTTCTTAAAGAGATTAAGACTCGCGGCGACATCATTATCTTTATCGATGAAATTCACACACTCGTTGGTGCAGGCGCTGCAGAAGGTGCAATCGATGCTGCAAGCATTCTTAAGCCAATGCTCGCACGCGGTGAGCTCCAGACAATCGGTGCAACAACTCTCGATGAGTACCGCAAGCACATCGAAAAAGATGCAGCTCTTGAGCGTCGTTTCCAGCCGATTCAGGTGAAAGAGCCATCAGTTGCTCACACCATCGAAATTCTTAAGGGTCTTCGCGATCGTTACGAAACCCACCACCGAGTTTCAATTACAGATGGTGCGCTCTCTGCCGCTGCAAATATGGCAGATCGCTACATTTCAGATCGCTTCCTTCCAGATAAGGCGATCGACCTTATTGATGAAGCAGGTTCACGTCTTCGCATTAAGCGCATGACAGCACCAGCTGAACTCCGCGAATTCGATGACAAGATTGCTGAAGCTCGTAAGGCTAAGGAATCTGCAATCGACGGACAAGATTTTGAAGGCGCTGCAGCTCTTCGCGATAAGGAGAAAACTCTTATCCAAGAGAAGCAAGAAGCTGAAAAGAATTGGAAGGCAACTGACCTCGATAAGGTCACTGAAGTAGATGAAGAACTCATCGCTCAGGTACTTTCAGCATCAACTGGTATTCCAGTATTTAAGTTGACTGAAGAAGAGACAGCGCGTCTTCTCCGTATGGAAGATGAACTACACCGTCGCGTTATTGGACAAGATCAAGCGATCAAGGCGTTGTCACAAGCAATCCGCCGAACACGCGCAGGCCTTAAGGATCCAAAACGTCCTGGTGGTTCATTTATCTTCGCTGGTCCTTCTGGCGTTGGTAAGACAGAACTTTCACGCACACTTGCATCATTCCTATTCGGTGATGAAACCGCTTTGATCCAACTCGATATGTCTGAATACTCAGAGCGCCACACAGCGTCTCGTTTATTCGGTGCACCTCCAGGGTATGTGGGTTACGACGAGGGCGGACAGCTCACTGAAAAGGTACGTCGCCGTCCATTCTCAGTTGTTCTCTTCGATGAAATCGAAAAGGCACACCCAGATATCTTCAACTCACTTCTTCAGGTTCTTGAAGATGGTCGCCTTACAGATTCACAAGGTCGCACCGTTGACTTCAAGAACACAGTCATCATCATGACTACAAACCTGGGTACCCGTGACATCTCTAAGTCACTCGGGCTTGGCTTTGCTAACGCCGATGATGACCTCACAAATTACGATCGCATGAAGGGCAAGGTTCAAGACGAACTCAAGAACCACTTCCGCCCAGAATTCCTTAACCGTATCGATGACGTCATCGTCTTCCACCAGCTCACCAAGGATCAGATCATTCAGATCGTTGATCTCATGATCGCTGGACTCGATGAGCGTCTTAAGGCTAAGGACATGGGAATCGAACTCACACAGGCAGCTAAGGATCTTCTGGCAGCTCGTGGATATGACCCACTTCTTGGTGCGCGTCCATTGCGTCGCGTTATTCAGCGCGAGATCGAAGATTCACTCTCAGAGCGAATCTTGTTTAGCGAGCTCAAGGCTGGCGAAATCATTGTTGTAGATGTTGAAGGTGTCGACGCAGATGCGAAGTTCACCTTTAAGGGATCACCAAAGGTTTCAACACCTGACAGCCCTGAAGATCTCGCTGAAGCACCAACAGCGTAA
- the radA gene encoding DNA repair protein RadA gives MAKVEKDPFRCTECGWTSQKWVGRCGECQAWGSVEELAAPKKLSLVAGSVTSKATPIGDVDLSSARARATGVSELDRVLGGGLVPGAAILLAGEPGVGKSTLLLSVAAQTAAKGIPALYISGEESASQVRLRAERINAVDPQLFLASETDLGAVIAHVDAVKPELLIIDSVQTIGSSTADGSPGGVTQVREVAGALIRICKDRDITLLLVGHVTKDGSIAGPRLLEHIVDVVLQFEGERHSRLRLIRAIKNRFGASDEVGCFDLSDTGIESVLDPTGLFTSRHAEPVPGTCVTVTLEGRRPLLAEIQALVSAGRENDFGNARRVTSGLDSARTSMTLAVLELRAHIRVGGRDVYAATVGGMKMSEPAADLALALAVASAAKGLALPADLVAIGEVGLAGEIRKVSGVSRRLAEAYRLGFKRALVPTGSDVKIDGMEIVEVSRLDQALQRVKITGE, from the coding sequence ATGGCCAAGGTTGAGAAGGATCCATTCCGCTGTACCGAATGTGGTTGGACATCCCAGAAATGGGTTGGCCGCTGCGGAGAATGCCAAGCATGGGGCTCTGTCGAAGAGTTAGCTGCCCCAAAGAAACTCTCACTCGTTGCAGGCTCTGTTACCTCTAAAGCAACTCCTATCGGCGATGTCGATCTCTCTTCCGCCCGTGCGCGCGCAACCGGCGTCTCTGAACTCGATCGCGTACTTGGTGGCGGTTTAGTTCCAGGTGCTGCAATCTTGCTCGCTGGCGAACCTGGCGTCGGTAAATCAACTCTTCTCTTATCTGTTGCGGCACAAACAGCGGCTAAAGGAATTCCTGCGCTCTATATATCTGGTGAAGAATCAGCTTCACAAGTTCGTTTGCGCGCTGAACGCATTAACGCAGTAGACCCTCAATTATTCCTGGCCTCTGAAACTGATTTAGGTGCAGTCATTGCGCATGTTGATGCAGTGAAACCTGAGCTCTTGATTATCGACTCTGTTCAGACAATCGGATCATCGACTGCTGATGGTTCACCTGGTGGAGTAACTCAGGTTCGCGAAGTTGCGGGTGCACTTATTCGCATCTGCAAAGACCGCGATATCACTCTCTTGTTAGTCGGCCATGTCACTAAAGATGGATCTATTGCAGGTCCTCGTCTTCTCGAACATATCGTCGACGTTGTTCTGCAATTTGAAGGCGAACGTCATTCGCGCCTTCGTTTGATCCGTGCCATCAAGAACCGTTTTGGCGCCAGCGATGAAGTTGGGTGTTTTGATCTCAGCGACACTGGCATCGAAAGTGTTCTCGACCCAACTGGTCTCTTTACATCCCGTCACGCCGAACCAGTGCCAGGAACTTGCGTCACGGTCACTCTCGAAGGTCGCCGTCCCCTTCTTGCTGAAATTCAAGCACTTGTTAGCGCAGGCCGTGAAAATGATTTCGGAAATGCTCGTCGCGTTACTAGCGGCCTCGATTCAGCACGTACTTCAATGACTCTCGCCGTCCTCGAACTACGCGCACATATTCGCGTCGGTGGTCGCGATGTCTATGCCGCAACTGTCGGCGGAATGAAGATGTCTGAACCTGCTGCAGATTTAGCACTCGCTCTCGCTGTCGCATCTGCTGCAAAAGGTTTAGCTCTTCCTGCAGATCTCGTCGCCATCGGTGAAGTTGGACTTGCTGGTGAAATCCGCAAAGTAAGTGGAGTATCGCGTCGTCTCGCTGAGGCCTATCGCCTTGGATTTAAGCGCGCACTTGTTCCAACTGGTTCTGATGTGAAGATTGATGGAATGGAAATCGTTGAAGTTTCTAGACTTGATCAAGCGCTGCAGCGAGTAAAAATCACCGGCGAATAA
- a CDS encoding type III pantothenate kinase: protein MLLTVDVGNTNTVLGIFDKQDLVKSWRVKTDPRTTADELWLQYSALISGYPLTGLSICSTVPATLRELRTMIATYFADIHTTIVEPGTKTGVQLLVDNPKEIGADRIVNTLAAHTLYGGPAIVVDFGTSTNLDVVSPKGEFLGGALAPGIEISVDALAARAAQLRKVELVRPKSVIGKNTVEALQSGTIFGFAGQVDGLVDRITAELAKDYDEAPTVIATGGLAPLIIGVSDTIDEHEPDLTLIGLRLIHEKNQ, encoded by the coding sequence ATGCTATTAACAGTCGATGTAGGAAATACAAACACAGTTCTTGGAATCTTCGATAAGCAAGATCTCGTTAAGTCGTGGCGCGTTAAGACCGACCCACGCACTACGGCTGACGAACTTTGGCTTCAATACAGCGCACTCATTAGCGGATATCCACTGACAGGGTTATCAATCTGTTCAACAGTGCCGGCAACGTTGCGTGAACTTCGCACCATGATTGCAACTTACTTTGCGGATATTCATACAACGATTGTTGAACCAGGAACTAAGACTGGTGTTCAGCTACTCGTTGATAATCCAAAGGAGATCGGCGCCGACCGCATCGTCAACACTCTTGCAGCGCATACTTTGTATGGCGGACCAGCAATCGTTGTTGATTTCGGAACTTCGACAAACCTCGATGTTGTATCTCCTAAGGGTGAATTCCTTGGCGGCGCACTCGCTCCCGGAATTGAAATTTCTGTCGATGCACTTGCTGCTCGTGCTGCACAACTTCGTAAAGTGGAATTGGTTCGCCCAAAGAGCGTCATTGGAAAGAACACCGTCGAAGCTCTGCAATCCGGAACAATCTTTGGATTTGCAGGACAAGTCGATGGCCTCGTTGATCGCATTACTGCAGAGCTTGCAAAGGATTACGACGAAGCTCCTACAGTTATTGCTACGGGCGGCTTAGCCCCACTCATCATCGGCGTCTCTGACACAATCGATGAGCACGAACCAGATCTCACTCTTATCGGTCTACGCCTTATTCATGAGAAGAATCAGTAG